The Desulfosporosinus acidiphilus SJ4 genome has a window encoding:
- the rph gene encoding ribonuclease PH, whose amino-acid sequence MERSYDRAADVLRPVKISRRFTKAPEGSVLIEIGDTRVLCTASVEEKVPPFQKGTGKGWVTAEYSMIPRATQSRTQREATKGKLTGRTMEIQRLIGRALRSVVDLKKLGERTIWLDCDVLQADGGTRTASITGAYVALTDAVQYLMNNKLLKTNPITDTLAAVSVGKVLGNQILDLDYVEDSKAEVDMNVVMTGSGKFVEIQGTAEEIPFDRADLNVFLELAEKGIRTLMEVQKTALETTS is encoded by the coding sequence ATGGAACGTTCATATGATCGGGCTGCAGATGTTCTGCGCCCTGTTAAAATTTCGCGACGCTTTACTAAGGCCCCGGAAGGTTCGGTACTCATTGAAATTGGGGACACGCGGGTTTTATGTACTGCCAGTGTAGAAGAAAAGGTGCCTCCTTTTCAAAAAGGGACGGGAAAAGGCTGGGTAACCGCGGAATATTCAATGATTCCCAGGGCTACTCAGAGTCGAACTCAGCGTGAGGCGACTAAAGGGAAGCTTACCGGTCGAACTATGGAAATCCAGCGCTTAATCGGCCGCGCACTGCGTTCGGTTGTTGACCTGAAAAAGCTAGGTGAACGCACAATCTGGCTGGACTGTGATGTGCTGCAGGCAGACGGCGGGACACGGACTGCTTCTATTACCGGAGCATATGTTGCCTTAACCGACGCAGTGCAATATTTAATGAATAACAAACTATTAAAAACAAACCCCATTACTGACACCTTAGCCGCTGTTTCGGTTGGCAAGGTTCTGGGAAATCAAATATTGGACTTGGACTATGTGGAAGATTCCAAAGCAGAAGTCGATATGAACGTAGTTATGACCGGGTCAGGAAAATTCGTGGAAATTCAAGGAACTGCTGAAGAAATTCCTTTTGATCGAGCGGATTTGAATGTATTTCTGGAGCTCGCTGAAAAGGGAATCCGTACATTGATGGAAGTTCAAAAGACAGCCTTGGAGACAACCTCATGA
- a CDS encoding alanine-tRNA synthetase second additional domain-containing protein: MFVHEHLMQAVYFAPRGRKRLLFLGTNIQQRYLSPEDKLIGFVGDAGAGKSLLIRGMFPGLELTNDDDGINIRPLPLMEDADRDHFRCHTYHLDVRFESAFTQPWQIAEAIQKAIARGRRVIVEHFDLVYPHLGTNAEVLIGVGEEVIVTRPTVFGPEPQSIADIVFDSIKFRRMAHSAEDITSMILEEMGLEKPEVHSDIKHGFVLELPEKPDIDLDLVEQRVLDLIKADLPICSADDEHIRVGEMMYPCTGPRIHIRRTSEIKGFQLLKEFRFDPIARLYTIAGIVGEAAMPSRSIDLFGGRDQNL, from the coding sequence ATGTTTGTGCACGAGCATCTGATGCAGGCAGTATATTTTGCCCCACGAGGAAGAAAACGCTTATTGTTCCTGGGAACAAATATTCAACAACGTTACCTAAGCCCTGAGGATAAGTTAATTGGATTTGTCGGCGATGCCGGTGCCGGTAAATCACTGCTTATTCGCGGTATGTTTCCCGGACTGGAATTGACCAACGATGATGACGGTATCAATATCCGTCCGTTACCCTTAATGGAAGATGCGGATCGCGACCATTTTCGCTGCCATACTTATCATTTGGATGTCCGTTTTGAGTCTGCCTTTACACAACCTTGGCAAATCGCCGAGGCTATACAAAAGGCAATCGCCCGCGGCCGCAGAGTAATTGTAGAACATTTTGATCTTGTCTATCCTCATTTGGGTACGAATGCAGAGGTTTTAATCGGAGTAGGAGAAGAGGTTATTGTTACACGGCCAACAGTATTCGGGCCGGAACCACAAAGCATCGCAGATATTGTCTTTGACTCCATAAAATTTCGCCGTATGGCCCACAGTGCCGAGGACATCACTTCGATGATTCTGGAGGAAATGGGTTTGGAAAAGCCCGAAGTGCATAGTGATATCAAACACGGTTTTGTGCTGGAACTTCCTGAAAAACCGGATATTGATTTAGATTTGGTGGAACAGCGTGTCTTGGATTTAATCAAAGCAGACCTGCCCATTTGTTCTGCAGATGATGAACACATTCGAGTCGGGGAAATGATGTACCCTTGTACCGGTCCGCGCATTCATATTCGCAGGACAAGTGAGATAAAGGGTTTTCAGCTCTTGAAAGAATTTCGTTTTGATCCGATCGCCCGCCTTTATACTATTGCCGGTATCGTTGGCGAGGCAGCCATGCCTTCGCGTTCTATTGATTTATTTGGCGGCAGGGATCAAAATTTATAA
- a CDS encoding heparan-alpha-glucosaminide N-acetyltransferase, with protein sequence MGQKKALGVVSQRFEEIDLLRAIAIVLMIIFHSVYDLKEFVGVNIDYQAPFWLILGKISALLFIMVSGLACGFSTSPIRRGIKVLLYGMGITVVTFLIMKEEYVRFGILHFLGVAMILSPLLMKLSTRLLWLIAGLIAVLGFWFKTLVVSTSLFLPFGLMYAGFSTIDYYPLFPYLAVTIIGILAYRTFYAQRTIRIPQKSHIRAMERLKWHSPPWILWLSRNSLGIYLIHQPILLLFIYLLKILR encoded by the coding sequence ATGGGACAAAAGAAAGCTCTCGGGGTGGTTTCCCAACGATTTGAGGAAATCGATCTGCTCAGAGCTATTGCTATCGTGTTGATGATTATTTTTCATTCGGTTTATGACCTTAAAGAGTTTGTTGGAGTCAATATCGATTATCAAGCGCCTTTTTGGCTTATTCTTGGCAAGATATCAGCGCTTCTCTTTATTATGGTATCCGGACTGGCATGCGGTTTCAGTACCTCCCCTATACGGCGGGGAATCAAGGTCTTGCTTTACGGGATGGGGATAACGGTCGTAACGTTCCTGATCATGAAAGAGGAGTATGTTCGCTTCGGAATTTTACATTTTCTTGGGGTTGCCATGATATTGTCTCCGCTGCTCATGAAATTATCGACACGACTCCTCTGGCTCATCGCCGGTTTAATCGCTGTCTTAGGGTTTTGGTTTAAAACACTGGTGGTCTCCACAAGTCTCTTCCTGCCTTTTGGTCTCATGTATGCAGGTTTCAGCACCATTGACTATTATCCGCTGTTCCCTTATTTAGCTGTAACGATTATTGGAATTCTTGCATATCGAACGTTTTATGCCCAAAGGACCATCAGAATCCCTCAAAAATCCCATATTCGAGCTATGGAAAGACTGAAATGGCATTCTCCCCCGTGGATACTATGGTTAAGCAGGAATTCCTTGGGAATATATCTGATTCATCAACCGATCCTTTTGCTGTTTATTTACCTGTTAAAAATTTTAAGATAA
- a CDS encoding O-methyltransferase → MFYPFEMERYLETLLGERDSLLREMEEIALQETIPVVTPAVGNFLNLMVTINRSQSILEIGTAIGYSTVWLARGAKKCGGHVTTIDMNRDRLSRAEGYFERAGLLQSITPLKGDARKILPSLTPGYDFVFVDAAKGEYLDYLNLIDPLIAPGGILVVDNVLFRGWVVPESNFAPKYERMVGGLRRFLQELSQNPEYVTTVLPFGDGISVSRKVEAAPA, encoded by the coding sequence TTGTTTTATCCCTTCGAAATGGAACGCTATCTTGAAACACTGCTGGGAGAGAGAGATTCTTTGTTACGGGAAATGGAAGAAATAGCCCTCCAAGAAACCATACCTGTGGTGACACCGGCCGTGGGAAATTTTCTTAACCTGATGGTGACCATAAACAGGTCTCAGTCAATTTTGGAAATTGGTACAGCTATCGGATACTCCACTGTCTGGTTAGCCCGTGGCGCAAAAAAGTGTGGGGGGCATGTCACTACGATTGACATGAATAGAGATCGTCTCTCCAGAGCTGAAGGATATTTCGAGCGTGCAGGACTTTTGCAATCTATTACACCTCTGAAAGGAGATGCCCGGAAGATACTCCCCAGCTTAACTCCCGGGTATGATTTTGTCTTTGTGGATGCCGCTAAGGGAGAATATTTAGATTACCTAAACCTTATTGATCCATTAATCGCCCCGGGAGGAATCCTGGTTGTCGATAATGTCTTGTTTCGTGGCTGGGTAGTACCGGAAAGTAATTTTGCGCCGAAGTATGAACGCATGGTAGGCGGATTGAGAAGGTTCTTGCAAGAACTAAGCCAGAACCCGGAGTATGTAACGACGGTACTGCCCTTCGGAGACGGCATATCTGTCAGCCGAAAAGTTGAGGCTGCCCCGGCGTAA
- a CDS encoding HD-GYP domain-containing protein, with protein MSEDAFYIRRMWSFSRALDLGLVDEEIERGLTFKIGQRHGERVAYIAMRLGRCLGLNKKELVHLTIAGLLHDIGALGCFRTHFGNPKILRQHCLVGSDLVKRFPAGEILSSAIKYHHETPISCRNVLKVRPEEITLMAKILSLADQVDLRLTRRQYTRKERDELLQWVSWESGVLFFPEIAAAFEQIARKEAFWLDIEQSDLLQIALGLLCGKWHLPAVRELEIHGFTDDLAVTFADLIDQKSRFTARHSRSVAEIAERLAEGLGWSDQQRHELYVAGLLHDLGKLSIPKKILDKQGPLDVAETDIIRTHTYYTHRLLTEAGFPTRMVEWAAHHHERLDGKGYPFALTAKEIDTGSRLMTIADMFAALTEDRPYRKAMSAAEALEIIQRGSGISVDEQLLPLARKVL; from the coding sequence GTGTCCGAGGATGCCTTTTACATCCGGAGAATGTGGAGCTTTTCCCGTGCGCTTGATCTGGGTTTAGTGGATGAAGAGATTGAACGAGGGTTAACATTTAAAATCGGGCAGCGGCATGGCGAACGAGTGGCTTATATTGCCATGCGTTTAGGACGCTGCCTGGGTCTCAATAAAAAGGAACTGGTTCATTTAACGATTGCCGGGCTGCTGCACGATATTGGAGCATTGGGCTGCTTCAGGACCCATTTCGGAAACCCGAAAATCCTAAGACAACACTGTCTTGTGGGTTCGGACCTTGTTAAACGTTTCCCAGCGGGAGAGATTCTTTCTTCTGCAATTAAATATCATCATGAAACGCCTATCTCATGCCGCAATGTCTTAAAGGTACGGCCTGAGGAAATCACCCTCATGGCCAAAATTCTATCGTTAGCAGATCAGGTGGATTTGCGTCTGACTCGCCGGCAGTACACACGTAAAGAACGAGATGAACTATTGCAATGGGTGTCCTGGGAAAGCGGAGTCCTATTTTTTCCTGAAATAGCCGCTGCCTTTGAACAAATCGCCCGTAAAGAAGCGTTTTGGCTGGATATTGAACAGTCGGATTTGCTGCAAATTGCTTTAGGGTTATTGTGCGGAAAATGGCACCTGCCTGCGGTAAGAGAACTGGAAATACATGGGTTTACGGACGACCTTGCAGTTACTTTTGCAGATTTAATTGACCAAAAGAGCCGATTCACAGCCCGTCACTCGCGGTCTGTGGCTGAAATAGCAGAACGTTTGGCAGAAGGATTAGGTTGGAGTGATCAGCAACGGCATGAATTATATGTAGCAGGTCTACTGCATGATTTAGGGAAACTTTCGATTCCGAAAAAGATTTTGGATAAACAAGGCCCTTTAGACGTCGCCGAAACAGATATCATTCGTACCCATACTTATTATACGCATCGTTTGCTGACGGAAGCCGGATTCCCCACAAGAATGGTTGAATGGGCCGCCCATCATCATGAGCGCCTTGACGGCAAAGGTTATCCTTTTGCATTAACAGCCAAAGAAATTGATACCGGATCCCGACTCATGACCATTGCCGATATGTTTGCCGCCTTAACGGAGGATCGGCCCTATCGGAAGGCAATGTCAGCTGCTGAAGCACTGGAAATAATTCAGCGCGGTTCAGGTATAAGCGTTGATGAACAACTCCTTCCCTTGGCAAGAAAAGTCTTATAG
- a CDS encoding globin-coupled sensor protein, which translates to MIQLHQFDLSESTQLLKIDAEQLNLLREVRVIIEKDVDQIVTNFYAHVVTIPALKAIIDQFSSVDKLKVTMKKYLLSLCPEKINEQFMEWRVTIGDVHNRINLPPFYYLSANQVLCDEVIPLIYKHFKRKTDLAMRSALAFQRILSFDQQVVMASYIQSYMHEIDKKAELEKALFEIDSLQRRVNEASQALAATSEETAASAAEMNEATAQISNNASEAAEFSGKVDALAQEGARKIQMISETMMHLASMTSEMQNKMNELDHSSARIASVTDVIKEIASQTNLLALNAAIEAARAGDSGRGFGVVAEEVKKLANHSEQSVQEISALIALTKENTTAVNKSIVETTQAMQSAAEEAGEIVNRFGDIMTAINSSIQQVQGIAQQIDALAQTASQIGAASEDVANSATSLAQMGLRE; encoded by the coding sequence TTGATACAACTACACCAATTTGATTTATCAGAGTCCACCCAATTATTGAAGATTGATGCTGAGCAGTTAAACCTTCTTAGAGAGGTTCGGGTGATTATCGAAAAGGATGTCGATCAAATTGTTACGAACTTCTATGCTCACGTTGTTACGATTCCGGCTCTCAAAGCAATTATTGACCAGTTTTCATCAGTAGATAAGCTTAAAGTCACCATGAAGAAATATTTATTGTCACTTTGCCCGGAAAAGATTAACGAACAATTCATGGAATGGCGAGTGACGATTGGTGATGTCCACAATCGAATTAACTTGCCTCCGTTTTATTATTTAAGTGCCAATCAGGTTTTGTGCGATGAAGTTATACCCTTAATCTACAAGCATTTTAAAAGAAAAACTGACCTTGCTATGCGATCAGCCCTGGCCTTTCAAAGAATTTTGAGTTTTGATCAGCAGGTTGTTATGGCAAGCTATATTCAATCCTACATGCACGAGATTGATAAGAAAGCAGAGTTAGAAAAAGCGTTATTTGAGATTGACAGCTTGCAGCGCAGAGTAAATGAAGCAAGTCAGGCTTTAGCGGCAACTTCTGAGGAAACTGCGGCTTCTGCGGCTGAAATGAACGAAGCAACAGCACAAATTTCCAATAATGCTTCCGAGGCAGCGGAATTTTCGGGAAAAGTGGATGCATTGGCACAAGAAGGTGCTCGTAAAATCCAAATGATTTCTGAAACGATGATGCATTTAGCAAGCATGACCTCAGAAATGCAAAATAAAATGAATGAGCTAGACCATAGTTCAGCCCGCATTGCTTCCGTTACAGATGTCATTAAAGAAATTGCTTCTCAGACCAACTTACTGGCCTTAAACGCAGCCATTGAAGCTGCTCGAGCTGGGGACAGCGGCCGTGGGTTTGGAGTTGTCGCTGAAGAAGTGAAAAAACTGGCAAACCATTCCGAACAATCTGTTCAAGAAATTAGCGCTCTTATTGCCCTGACCAAAGAAAATACCACGGCAGTGAACAAGTCTATTGTGGAAACTACTCAAGCAATGCAGAGTGCGGCTGAGGAGGCCGGAGAGATTGTTAATCGCTTTGGAGATATTATGACGGCGATCAATTCAAGTATCCAACAGGTTCAGGGAATCGCTCAACAGATTGATGCCTTGGCTCAGACCGCAAGCCAGATCGGAGCAGCCTCTGAAGATGTCGCTAATTCAGCGACGTCACTGGCACAAATGGGCCTCAGAGAATAG
- a CDS encoding IS110 family transposase, with amino-acid sequence MKDNTKYVGLDVSKEKIAVAIADEGREAPRYWGVCQNNSESIRKLMKQLGTPGQLKVCYEAGPTGYPLYRLLLSLGIECSVVAPSLIPTKPGERVKTDRRDAIRLSQLFRAGELTPIYVPTEDDEALRDLVRAREDSKEDQLRARHRLTKFLLRYDLNPPAGIKKWTAGYRDWLDALKFSRAAQSTVFQEYLHHLDEIEQRIKRLEAEIHDQATDSVHAPMIQALQTLRGVAELSATSLVAEIGSFTRFGSARRIMSYTGLVPSERSTGETRHQGKMTKTGNAHVRRILIEAAWSYRYTPAIKGEIRKRQQGKPPEITMIAWKAQDRLHRKYKRLMGRGKPSGKVIAAVARELAGFVWAIACEVEKAS; translated from the coding sequence ATGAAGGATAACACAAAATACGTAGGTTTAGACGTATCCAAAGAAAAAATAGCAGTTGCAATTGCCGATGAGGGCAGAGAAGCCCCACGCTACTGGGGTGTTTGCCAAAATAACTCTGAATCGATTAGAAAGTTAATGAAACAGTTAGGAACACCGGGACAACTCAAAGTTTGCTATGAAGCTGGCCCTACGGGGTATCCACTTTATAGATTATTGCTTAGTCTGGGCATCGAATGTAGCGTTGTAGCTCCTTCTTTGATTCCCACAAAACCTGGAGAACGTGTAAAAACCGATCGTCGTGATGCTATTCGCTTATCTCAATTATTTCGTGCTGGAGAATTAACCCCCATTTATGTTCCTACTGAGGATGATGAAGCTTTGCGAGATTTAGTTCGTGCTCGAGAGGATTCAAAAGAGGATCAGCTTCGAGCAAGGCATCGATTAACGAAATTCTTATTGCGATATGACTTAAATCCTCCGGCAGGCATAAAAAAGTGGACAGCAGGTTATCGGGATTGGCTGGACGCTCTGAAGTTCAGCCGTGCTGCACAGAGTACAGTATTTCAAGAGTACCTTCACCATTTAGACGAGATTGAACAGCGCATAAAACGGCTTGAAGCAGAAATTCATGACCAGGCGACAGATAGTGTTCATGCCCCGATGATTCAAGCGCTGCAAACCCTGCGAGGTGTGGCAGAGCTATCAGCGACCAGTTTAGTTGCTGAGATTGGATCGTTTACACGGTTTGGCAGTGCCCGACGAATAATGTCTTATACTGGGTTGGTTCCAAGCGAGCGCTCGACGGGAGAAACACGTCATCAGGGAAAGATGACCAAAACGGGAAATGCTCATGTACGACGTATATTGATTGAAGCCGCCTGGAGCTATCGTTATACACCTGCGATAAAGGGGGAGATTCGTAAAAGGCAGCAAGGGAAACCGCCAGAGATCACAATGATTGCATGGAAGGCCCAAGACCGGTTACATCGGAAATATAAACGATTAATGGGGCGAGGAAAACCAAGTGGGAAAGTAATTGCAGCCGTTGCAAGAGAATTAGCGGGTTTTGTTTGGGCGATAGCATGTGAGGTTGAAAAAGCATCCTAA
- a CDS encoding Fe-S-containing hydro-lyase, which translates to MSDVKHLETPLTQEKLKTLKAGDNVLISGVIYTGRDAAHKKMVEALEQGVELPFDMKDQIIYFVGPTPAKEGQVIGSAGPTTSGRMDAYSPKLIAQGLTGMIGKGLRSSEVVEAMKEHGAVYFGAIGGAGALIAKRIVSAEVIAYPELGTEAVRRLVVKDFPAIVIIDHEGTNLYEKGKAQYRKD; encoded by the coding sequence ATGAGTGACGTCAAGCACCTGGAAACTCCCCTTACGCAAGAAAAACTCAAGACCTTAAAAGCTGGGGATAATGTCTTAATAAGCGGCGTTATTTATACCGGGCGGGATGCAGCTCATAAGAAAATGGTTGAAGCTCTGGAGCAGGGCGTTGAACTGCCTTTCGATATGAAAGATCAAATTATCTATTTCGTAGGTCCTACTCCCGCTAAAGAAGGTCAGGTGATTGGTTCGGCCGGACCGACCACAAGCGGGCGCATGGATGCTTATTCCCCTAAGCTTATTGCTCAAGGTTTGACGGGAATGATAGGCAAAGGACTGCGTAGTTCTGAGGTCGTAGAAGCCATGAAAGAACATGGTGCCGTCTATTTCGGAGCCATCGGCGGGGCAGGTGCCCTTATCGCAAAGCGAATCGTTTCAGCTGAAGTGATTGCCTATCCTGAACTGGGAACCGAAGCAGTCCGGAGATTGGTTGTCAAAGATTTTCCGGCCATTGTGATCATTGATCATGAAGGCACGAACCTTTATGAAAAGGGGAAAGCCCAGTATAGAAAGGATTAA
- a CDS encoding fumarate hydratase produces the protein MKEIHVDEIISAIRTLCMEANYNLTSDIMTGFQTALKNESSPLGQEVLERLIENAEIAHNEQVPMCQDTGMAVIFAEIGQDLHVTGGDLTSALNEGVRQGYEEGYLRKSVVKDPFERVNTGDNTPAIIHYDIVPGDTLRLVVAPKGFGSENMGGLKMCKPSEGLEGAMQFVVDTVDRAGGNPCPPIIVGVGVGGTMEKATFLAKKALLREVGKHNQDDRLANIEKELLERINRLGIGPQGFGGVTTALAVNLEVYPTHIAGMPVAVNIGCHATRHKEITLQGRVSQ, from the coding sequence TTGAAGGAAATTCATGTGGACGAAATTATTTCTGCAATCCGAACACTATGCATGGAAGCAAACTATAACTTGACTTCAGATATCATGACTGGCTTTCAAACGGCACTGAAAAATGAATCCTCTCCTCTGGGCCAGGAAGTTTTAGAACGTCTCATTGAAAATGCCGAAATCGCTCATAACGAACAGGTTCCCATGTGCCAAGATACAGGGATGGCTGTCATTTTTGCTGAAATCGGCCAGGATTTGCACGTAACAGGCGGAGACTTAACGAGTGCGCTTAACGAAGGTGTAAGACAGGGTTACGAAGAGGGTTATCTCCGCAAATCTGTGGTTAAAGATCCTTTTGAAAGGGTCAATACAGGGGACAATACTCCTGCTATTATTCACTATGATATCGTACCAGGGGATACTCTTCGCCTTGTTGTTGCCCCTAAGGGGTTCGGTAGCGAGAATATGGGCGGCCTAAAAATGTGCAAGCCCTCCGAAGGTCTGGAAGGCGCCATGCAATTTGTGGTGGATACTGTTGATCGAGCCGGTGGAAATCCATGTCCTCCGATTATTGTCGGGGTAGGAGTGGGTGGAACTATGGAAAAAGCCACCTTCTTGGCTAAGAAAGCCTTGCTTCGCGAAGTGGGAAAACATAACCAAGACGATCGTTTAGCAAACATTGAAAAGGAATTATTGGAACGCATTAATCGACTGGGTATTGGGCCTCAAGGATTTGGCGGAGTCACAACGGCGCTGGCTGTTAACTTAGAGGTTTATCCCACACATATTGCCGGAATGCCTGTCGCCGTGAATATTGGCTGTCACGCGACACGACATAAAGAAATAACTTTACAAGGGAGGGTGAGTCAATGA